The following are encoded in a window of uncultured Sphaerochaeta sp. genomic DNA:
- a CDS encoding iron ABC transporter permease — MHILPHSSKGKLTGLFALTLAGACYSLCKGAIALSLGQLLSGLTSSLSSGGSLSMIMHLRMVRIASALLCGSALSLSGSLLQQTLNNPMAGPSILGINASAALSVLLGMLLFPSLTELLPLFSSIGALVGSLMVFSLAAMYRFSRLTLILSGIALSTVLGAISDALLTIFPDLATVKIDFLVGSFAHITPTQLSMLSPIIVMTMFNACLMGRPLTMLSLGDECATSLGLRVNRVRLLLLSLSAVLSALAISLCGLVGFLGLLVPHIARRMIPPHEVLHLPFTALLGGCIALFADTTARLIFAPYELPVGIVLSALGGPSFLAVLIRHRRGDRYA; from the coding sequence ATGCATATCTTACCTCACTCTTCTAAGGGGAAACTCACCGGACTGTTCGCTCTCACTTTAGCCGGTGCATGTTATTCGCTTTGCAAGGGGGCAATCGCCCTCTCTTTAGGGCAGTTGCTCTCTGGTTTGACTTCCAGTCTTTCAAGCGGGGGAAGCCTTTCCATGATCATGCATCTGCGTATGGTCCGAATAGCCTCCGCACTCCTCTGCGGTAGTGCACTTTCCCTCTCCGGTTCCTTGTTACAACAGACGCTGAACAACCCCATGGCCGGGCCAAGCATCTTGGGCATAAACGCATCAGCGGCGCTCTCTGTACTGCTTGGAATGCTCCTCTTTCCCTCTCTTACTGAGCTCTTGCCGCTTTTCTCTTCAATTGGGGCACTCGTTGGCAGTTTGATGGTGTTTTCCCTCGCAGCCATGTATCGATTCAGCCGACTCACCCTTATACTCAGTGGTATTGCCTTATCGACAGTGCTTGGTGCTATCAGTGATGCCTTACTGACCATCTTTCCAGATCTGGCGACCGTGAAAATTGACTTTCTTGTTGGGTCTTTTGCCCATATCACTCCCACTCAGCTGTCCATGCTCTCTCCAATTATTGTGATGACCATGTTCAATGCTTGCCTGATGGGTCGTCCCCTAACGATGCTCAGTCTTGGTGATGAGTGTGCAACATCCCTTGGTCTCAGGGTCAATCGGGTTCGTCTCTTGCTCTTGTCTTTAAGCGCAGTACTCAGTGCACTTGCAATCAGTTTATGTGGGCTGGTAGGATTTCTTGGGCTACTGGTACCCCACATTGCCAGAAGAATGATACCCCCCCATGAGGTACTTCATCTTCCCTTCACCGCCTTGCTTGGTGGGTGCATCGCCCTATTTGCCGATACCACTGCCCGATTGATATTCGCACCCTATGAGCTACCGGTAGGCATTGTACTCTCTGCTCTGGGAGGACCAAGCTTCCTGGCTGTCTTGATCAGACACAGACGAGGAGACAGGTATGCTTGA
- a CDS encoding ABC transporter substrate-binding protein has protein sequence MKLYKWIVPLLMVLLISCGTKVDSSQAGNEMTVVALSSSLAELWILSGGDVAATTNDAFQEHPIDVGDNCINLGTVKDPSIELILSINPDLVLLSPLLPSHQGIKRQLESFQIECKAFDLDTLELYLKALRWCSEITGNNDKYRTHGKEIATRTQSIISSFSPPQGERVLLLRAHSTKIKALDERSLVGAMLRDLDIDTLCDQYPSLLDQLSWEIILKEDPTLILIVPMGNVSVAEAQVQTLIRDNPILCEVQAIKTDNVQLLPKALFGYKPNDRWDESYAYLTSLF, from the coding sequence ATGAAACTGTATAAGTGGATAGTGCCTTTACTCATGGTACTGCTTATCTCATGCGGTACCAAGGTAGACTCCAGCCAGGCTGGGAATGAGATGACAGTGGTTGCACTCTCATCCTCCTTGGCTGAACTCTGGATCCTCTCAGGGGGTGATGTTGCAGCTACAACTAATGATGCTTTCCAGGAACATCCCATTGATGTAGGGGATAATTGCATCAATCTGGGTACGGTTAAGGACCCCAGTATCGAATTAATCCTCTCCATCAATCCGGATCTGGTATTACTCTCCCCACTGCTTCCAAGTCACCAAGGTATCAAGCGTCAGCTAGAATCGTTCCAGATAGAGTGCAAAGCTTTTGATCTTGATACACTGGAACTTTACCTGAAAGCCTTGCGGTGGTGTAGCGAGATTACTGGAAATAATGATAAATACAGGACTCATGGCAAGGAGATTGCAACACGCACTCAATCAATCATCTCATCGTTTTCTCCTCCTCAAGGAGAACGAGTCCTCTTGCTCAGAGCACATAGCACCAAAATAAAAGCGCTTGATGAACGTTCCCTGGTTGGGGCCATGCTTCGAGACCTGGATATTGATACACTCTGTGACCAGTACCCATCCCTCCTTGATCAACTGAGCTGGGAGATTATCCTGAAAGAGGACCCTACACTGATCCTGATTGTCCCCATGGGAAATGTATCGGTAGCAGAAGCACAGGTACAGACCTTGATCCGTGACAACCCGATTCTCTGTGAAGTACAGGCGATCAAGACAGACAATGTACAGCTACTGCCAAAAGCATTGTTCGGCTATAAACCAAATGATCGATGGGATGAAAGTTATGCATATCTTACCTCACTCTTCTAA
- a CDS encoding (4Fe-4S)-binding protein, with amino-acid sequence MALTEQTIKALKAEGFLHNRGTENFSARIITGNGTLPAEMLSQLSHLSETYGNGMVSLTGRLTVEIPGIPYSHIPAFQNEVASLSLTTGGTGAKVRPVVACKGSTCIYGLADTQSLAQKIHTTFYEGWHEVIFPHKFKIAVGGCPNSCVKPELNDLGIVGQKMVYLAPECKACGRCISEIHCPMGAIKQHEDGKRYIDRSLCNNCSRCLDTCPFGKISSEESCYKIYLGGRWGKQKRCGTPLPSLYSEEQLFPLITRILNLYKEEGRPGERFASVVERLGMDHIARVLHETV; translated from the coding sequence ATGGCGCTCACAGAACAAACGATCAAAGCATTGAAGGCAGAAGGGTTTCTACATAATCGAGGAACAGAGAACTTTTCCGCCCGTATCATTACAGGAAACGGTACATTACCGGCAGAGATGCTCTCACAACTCTCCCACCTCAGTGAGACATATGGCAATGGTATGGTAAGTCTTACCGGGAGGCTCACTGTTGAGATCCCCGGCATCCCCTACTCACATATTCCAGCCTTCCAAAATGAGGTTGCCTCCCTCTCCCTGACAACCGGGGGAACAGGAGCGAAGGTCAGACCAGTTGTAGCCTGCAAGGGAAGTACTTGCATCTATGGGCTGGCTGATACCCAATCCCTTGCGCAGAAAATCCATACAACATTCTATGAAGGTTGGCATGAGGTCATCTTTCCCCACAAATTCAAGATAGCAGTGGGAGGATGCCCAAACAGTTGTGTAAAGCCTGAGCTCAATGATCTTGGTATTGTAGGACAAAAAATGGTGTATCTGGCACCTGAATGCAAGGCTTGTGGCCGTTGCATCAGCGAGATACACTGTCCGATGGGAGCAATCAAGCAACATGAAGATGGGAAACGGTATATAGACCGAAGCCTCTGCAACAACTGCAGCCGATGCCTCGATACCTGCCCATTTGGAAAGATTTCAAGTGAAGAATCCTGCTACAAGATCTATCTTGGTGGCCGCTGGGGCAAGCAGAAACGGTGCGGGACACCTCTCCCTTCCTTGTACAGTGAAGAACAGCTCTTCCCTTTGATCACCCGAATATTAAACCTCTACAAAGAAGAGGGAAGACCAGGAGAGCGTTTTGCATCCGTGGTGGAACGCCTTGGGATGGACCATATTGCGAGGGTTCTGCATGAAACTGTATAA
- a CDS encoding LysR family transcriptional regulator: MTIRDLSIFIAVAEQLSMSKAAEKLHIAQPTVSAVIGSLEKDYGVLLFDRLGRGLHLTDEGRFLLSRSRSIVGLVDALENELGAYTRQQTIRMGATITVGSTLLADLIARFESDYPLLRVQVQVDNTQTIERLLLDGSLDLALVEGMVQSKSLVCTPCFVDELISVCAKEFPAPSTLSLKTLSDYPLILREDGSGTRALFVGLLQEAGFPYEEKWSCHSSDAIISAVSAGQGITVISRRLVRHLIKDGTLRELSLQGVDMKRYFSLVHHKDKVFTPSIEKLLQLLKSDTIEE, from the coding sequence ATGACTATTCGAGACCTTTCCATTTTCATTGCAGTAGCCGAACAGCTATCCATGAGCAAGGCTGCAGAGAAACTGCATATTGCCCAGCCAACAGTCAGTGCCGTGATCGGTTCCCTCGAGAAGGATTACGGGGTCTTGTTGTTCGACAGGTTGGGACGGGGTTTGCACTTGACCGACGAGGGGAGGTTTCTCCTCTCACGATCCCGTTCTATTGTTGGTTTGGTTGATGCCCTTGAAAATGAGCTTGGAGCATATACCCGACAGCAGACGATCAGGATGGGTGCAACCATCACAGTTGGCAGTACACTGCTTGCTGACCTTATTGCACGCTTTGAAAGCGACTACCCACTCTTGCGTGTTCAGGTACAGGTTGACAACACCCAGACCATTGAGAGACTGCTCCTTGATGGCAGCTTGGATTTAGCTTTGGTAGAGGGAATGGTACAAAGCAAGTCACTGGTATGCACCCCCTGCTTCGTTGACGAATTGATTAGCGTATGTGCTAAAGAGTTTCCTGCCCCTTCAACGCTTAGCCTAAAGACATTGAGTGATTACCCACTCATCCTCAGGGAGGATGGGAGTGGTACACGGGCGTTGTTTGTTGGATTGCTCCAGGAAGCAGGATTTCCCTATGAGGAGAAATGGTCATGCCATAGCAGCGATGCAATTATAAGTGCAGTATCTGCTGGTCAGGGGATTACGGTTATTTCCCGGCGCCTGGTACGTCATCTGATCAAGGATGGAACGCTCAGGGAATTGTCATTGCAGGGAGTGGATATGAAGCGGTATTTCTCACTTGTCCACCATAAGGACAAGGTATTTACTCCTTCGATAGAGAAGTTATTGCAATTGCTGAAAAGTGATACGATTGAGGAGTGA
- a CDS encoding AMP-binding protein, with translation MATHKKGEKPWDFLEAYRGKKFKGAWPTVVEMFEISVERYPQNKCFTAFVPQYETFTYSEVHSYVLSVADYLVSKGVKKDDKIAVIGKNSPEWAIAYLGILFAGAIVVPLDNTLTNKDMFKYLEFAGVKILFADADRVETFDAENKLGLTDRISLEKEGNMPFVLDLKAEAQDRHRAESEDTAAILFTSGTTGTPKGVMLSHRNMVADCYLAQGHMTLYPTDVFYAILPIHHSYTMMAVFFEAMSVGASIVFGKKLVISQVLKELKEGEVTMFLAVPMLFNKMIAALMNGVKEKGIVLYGIIRFMMGISGVLKKIFKVNVGKKMFGFLLKKLSLDTNRICISGGGPLPASTFKMFNQLGIDFVQGYGLTETSPITHLNPVEAYIESSVGKKLPQTEVKIMNPDAEGNGIIFIKGPMVMQGYYNNPEATAEVLEDGWLNTGDVGYQDAQGYLYLTGRAKNLIVTEGGKNVFPEEIEDHFQLYTEIDTICVLGYLIDKKNKSEGIRALIYPAEKYRDEMAKEHGDSAKAKIEERMQQIVSEVNKELQSYKKITRVTVVDEPLEMTSTKKVKRFVVAQKYKD, from the coding sequence ATGGCAACACACAAGAAGGGTGAAAAACCTTGGGATTTCCTTGAGGCTTATCGGGGTAAAAAGTTCAAAGGTGCATGGCCTACTGTGGTGGAAATGTTCGAGATCTCAGTCGAACGCTATCCCCAGAACAAGTGTTTTACAGCCTTTGTTCCACAGTACGAAACCTTTACCTATTCAGAAGTTCATTCATATGTTCTTTCGGTTGCAGATTATCTTGTATCCAAGGGTGTCAAAAAGGATGACAAGATTGCAGTGATCGGAAAGAATAGTCCTGAGTGGGCTATTGCCTACCTTGGTATTCTTTTTGCCGGAGCGATTGTAGTACCCCTGGACAATACTTTAACCAATAAGGATATGTTTAAATACTTGGAGTTTGCAGGGGTGAAGATTCTCTTTGCAGATGCTGACCGTGTGGAAACCTTTGACGCAGAGAATAAGCTTGGTTTGACTGACCGCATATCCCTGGAGAAAGAAGGAAACATGCCCTTTGTCCTGGACCTCAAGGCAGAGGCTCAGGATAGGCATAGGGCAGAGAGTGAGGATACCGCTGCGATTCTCTTTACCAGTGGAACCACTGGTACTCCAAAAGGCGTTATGCTGAGTCATCGCAATATGGTAGCAGACTGTTACCTTGCTCAAGGACATATGACGCTGTACCCCACTGATGTATTCTATGCAATTCTTCCGATCCATCACTCCTACACCATGATGGCAGTCTTCTTCGAAGCTATGAGTGTAGGTGCTTCCATTGTCTTCGGCAAGAAATTGGTGATCAGCCAAGTACTCAAGGAACTGAAGGAGGGCGAGGTAACAATGTTCCTTGCTGTTCCTATGCTCTTCAACAAGATGATTGCAGCACTGATGAATGGCGTAAAGGAGAAGGGCATTGTTCTCTATGGGATCATACGATTCATGATGGGTATTTCCGGCGTCCTGAAGAAGATATTCAAGGTAAATGTCGGAAAGAAGATGTTCGGCTTCTTGCTCAAGAAGCTCTCCCTCGATACCAACCGTATTTGTATCAGTGGGGGTGGCCCGCTTCCTGCCTCTACCTTCAAGATGTTCAATCAGCTTGGAATTGATTTTGTGCAGGGCTATGGTCTTACCGAGACCAGTCCCATAACCCACCTCAACCCAGTGGAAGCCTATATCGAGAGCTCTGTTGGTAAGAAGCTGCCCCAGACTGAGGTCAAGATCATGAATCCTGACGCTGAAGGTAATGGAATCATCTTTATCAAGGGACCCATGGTCATGCAGGGGTATTACAACAACCCAGAAGCCACTGCTGAGGTGCTTGAGGATGGATGGCTCAATACCGGTGATGTTGGCTATCAGGATGCACAAGGGTATCTCTACCTGACGGGAAGAGCAAAGAACCTTATCGTAACTGAAGGTGGTAAGAATGTATTCCCTGAGGAGATTGAGGACCACTTCCAGCTCTATACTGAGATAGATACCATTTGTGTACTCGGATATCTCATCGACAAGAAGAACAAGAGTGAAGGGATTAGGGCTTTGATTTATCCTGCTGAGAAGTATCGTGACGAAATGGCAAAAGAGCACGGGGATTCGGCCAAGGCGAAAATTGAGGAGCGGATGCAGCAAATTGTGAGCGAAGTGAACAAGGAGTTGCAGTCCTACAAGAAAATCACTCGTGTCACCGTGGTGGATGAGCCGCTAGAAATGACCAGTACAAAAAAAGTGAAGCGCTTCGTAGTTGCACAAAAGTATAAGGACTAG
- a CDS encoding YhbY family RNA-binding protein, producing the protein MNSSVRNFLRSQAHSLKPIVMVGKEGVDDRVVSALNEALSSHELVKVKFQAQKDEMRPLSEQLAQKTNSDLISIIGFIATFYRESEEHLIHIPRELARKGE; encoded by the coding sequence ATGAATAGCAGTGTGAGAAATTTCCTTCGGTCTCAAGCACACTCCCTCAAGCCGATTGTTATGGTCGGCAAAGAGGGTGTTGATGACCGAGTGGTATCTGCTTTGAATGAAGCCTTATCCAGTCATGAACTGGTAAAGGTCAAGTTCCAGGCACAGAAGGATGAGATGAGACCTCTCTCAGAACAGTTGGCCCAGAAGACGAATAGTGATTTGATCAGTATTATCGGCTTCATTGCGACGTTTTACCGTGAGAGCGAGGAGCATCTCATACATATTCCCAGGGAACTTGCCAGAAAGGGTGAGTAG
- a CDS encoding beta-N-acetylhexosaminidase encodes MAKTNTVKASELLFPTPRTVEDKEGFFRFHDGITIAVDPSFTSLIETAPALLQIQCGGEEILVKQQEGFPSEGYSLTIGKKQIVIRASDEEGAFRGLSTLRNLTYTSEHRIPCCSIEDSPSFTWRGFMIDCSRHYFSPAFLKRLIDVASLYHLNRFHWHLSDDQGWRIPLDGWPQLEKVASKRTLLQYTDGRTYGRLYTKEEIQEVQAYAHARHMIVVPEIETPGHVSSLLAAYPHFGCSGGPYEVQDRWGIFDEVLCAGNDQVLEFLEDAIAQTAALFSDPYIHIGGDECPHTVWESCPKCQRRMQEEGLSKEKELQSWMTSKICAMVNKAGKRPIGWDEVLEGTESLGLPQDLIVMSWRGVTGGIEASKRGHEVIMCPNTDGCYFDYQHTDDEEEMGNLGVSSITQVAQFDPLAGLQDETTQTRVLGSQGNLWTEKITNGRQAEYMLFPRLMVLAERLWNPQDPETILDRIPLLYKVCDALSINCYRGPLA; translated from the coding sequence ATGGCCAAAACAAATACAGTAAAAGCAAGTGAACTCTTGTTTCCCACACCCAGAACCGTCGAAGACAAGGAAGGGTTCTTTCGCTTCCACGATGGGATTACCATCGCAGTCGATCCTTCCTTCACATCCCTCATCGAGACTGCACCTGCACTTCTGCAGATACAATGTGGCGGAGAAGAGATCCTCGTAAAGCAACAAGAGGGCTTTCCAAGTGAAGGATATAGCCTCACCATTGGCAAGAAGCAGATAGTGATCAGGGCAAGTGATGAGGAAGGTGCATTTCGTGGCCTCTCTACCCTGAGGAATCTTACCTATACCTCTGAGCATAGGATCCCCTGCTGCTCTATCGAGGACTCCCCTTCCTTTACCTGGAGAGGATTCATGATTGACTGCAGCAGGCACTACTTCAGCCCTGCTTTTCTCAAGAGACTGATCGATGTAGCCTCGTTGTATCATCTCAACCGTTTTCATTGGCACTTGAGTGATGACCAAGGTTGGAGAATTCCCTTGGATGGTTGGCCACAATTGGAGAAGGTAGCGAGTAAGAGAACACTCCTGCAATACACGGACGGGAGAACATACGGACGGTTGTACACCAAAGAGGAGATACAGGAGGTCCAAGCCTACGCCCATGCCCGCCATATGATCGTAGTACCGGAGATTGAAACTCCAGGGCATGTCTCTTCCCTACTTGCAGCTTATCCCCACTTCGGGTGCAGTGGAGGACCGTATGAGGTACAGGACCGCTGGGGAATCTTTGACGAAGTACTCTGTGCAGGGAACGACCAGGTACTGGAGTTCCTCGAGGATGCCATTGCCCAGACAGCAGCACTGTTCAGCGACCCCTATATCCATATTGGAGGGGATGAGTGTCCCCACACCGTCTGGGAGTCCTGCCCAAAATGCCAGAGGAGGATGCAAGAAGAGGGATTATCCAAGGAAAAGGAACTTCAGAGTTGGATGACAAGTAAAATCTGTGCAATGGTAAACAAGGCAGGCAAACGCCCCATCGGCTGGGATGAGGTCCTTGAAGGAACGGAGTCCCTTGGTCTCCCCCAGGATTTGATCGTCATGTCCTGGAGAGGTGTTACCGGTGGCATTGAAGCAAGCAAGCGAGGGCATGAGGTGATCATGTGTCCCAATACCGATGGATGTTATTTTGATTACCAACATACTGATGATGAGGAAGAGATGGGCAATTTGGGTGTGAGCAGCATCACCCAGGTAGCACAATTCGATCCACTTGCAGGGCTACAGGATGAAACAACTCAGACTCGAGTACTGGGAAGCCAAGGAAATCTTTGGACCGAGAAAATCACGAACGGTCGACAAGCAGAATATATGCTTTTCCCCAGGTTGATGGTACTGGCTGAACGATTATGGAACCCGCAGGATCCAGAAACAATACTGGACAGAATTCCATTATTGTATAAGGTATGTGATGCTTTATCGATTAATTGTTACAGAGGTCCTCTTGCCTGA
- a CDS encoding ROK family transcriptional regulator, which yields MRINNNNFQKNANTSLVAQLIWKSPGISRVDIARELNLYRSTVTNIISALIDDEVVYEGEEGSGVSRGGRKPICLKLNERFGCVVGFDIQPSHYRAVILDITGGLLYQSKGKLPEVGFDEILTFLMDLVLTEIEKLSIPLLAVIAGIPGIVNAEDGIIIYAEPFGLKNYDFYDFFAKRYDVLVFVENDANCTAWLEMTINRNVNLGDFMCMIADYHEGNYQFGDRAGIGVGIGLSIGGKVYHGSHHSSGEICTLSWREHNKGQTGLPEDLLIKSVSDENAWKTFMKDLFGSLVPILSVLDPRVFFVHGKPFSDEGRIREFLKEECPQFLAVMDKIGCKLLFDTKDEFVVAKGAATMFLQKLFAVPELSEIESRTHFDWEDVIDQAYPMKKTYKKPRLEVTHA from the coding sequence ATGAGAATCAACAACAACAATTTTCAGAAAAATGCAAATACTTCCTTGGTTGCTCAGTTGATCTGGAAAAGTCCAGGTATCAGCAGGGTCGATATTGCCAGGGAACTGAACCTCTATCGCTCCACCGTTACCAATATTATCAGTGCTCTCATTGATGACGAGGTTGTTTATGAGGGAGAAGAGGGGAGTGGAGTAAGCAGGGGAGGAAGGAAACCGATCTGCCTGAAGCTGAATGAACGCTTTGGCTGTGTTGTCGGTTTCGACATCCAGCCTTCCCACTACAGGGCAGTCATCCTCGATATAACCGGTGGATTGCTCTACCAGAGCAAAGGGAAACTACCGGAAGTTGGATTTGATGAAATCCTTACCTTCCTGATGGACCTGGTGCTTACAGAGATTGAGAAGCTCTCCATACCATTGCTTGCCGTCATTGCCGGAATTCCCGGTATTGTGAATGCAGAGGATGGCATCATCATATATGCAGAACCCTTCGGCCTTAAGAATTATGATTTCTATGATTTCTTTGCAAAACGATATGACGTACTGGTTTTTGTAGAGAATGATGCGAACTGCACTGCCTGGTTGGAGATGACGATCAACAGGAATGTGAATCTGGGCGATTTCATGTGCATGATCGCAGACTACCATGAAGGAAATTACCAGTTCGGGGACCGTGCAGGTATCGGTGTTGGTATCGGGCTCTCCATTGGTGGGAAAGTTTATCATGGATCCCATCACAGCAGCGGTGAAATCTGTACGCTGAGCTGGCGGGAGCATAACAAAGGACAGACTGGTTTACCGGAAGATCTACTGATCAAGTCTGTCTCTGACGAAAACGCATGGAAGACGTTCATGAAAGATCTATTTGGATCCCTCGTCCCCATCCTTTCTGTATTGGATCCCCGTGTGTTTTTTGTCCATGGGAAACCGTTCAGTGATGAAGGAAGGATCAGGGAGTTCCTCAAGGAGGAGTGCCCGCAATTCCTTGCTGTCATGGACAAGATTGGATGCAAACTGCTTTTCGATACCAAGGATGAGTTTGTGGTAGCAAAGGGAGCTGCGACCATGTTCTTGCAGAAGTTATTTGCTGTCCCTGAGCTCTCAGAAATTGAAAGTCGTACTCATTTTGATTGGGAGGATGTCATCGACCAAGCATACCCTATGAAGAAAACGTATAAAAAACCCAGGTTGGAGGTTACGCATGCCTAA
- a CDS encoding sugar ABC transporter permease, whose product MPKTHTLADAKREQKRAYWTLVLPGFLIYISVMAFPTLFSIFLSLSDYSGGKLFGGKPVHLVGFKWYQNLFADEYFYLALKNNMWIVFVSVFGQIPLGFFLAYVLYRGIVKFADFFQTMIYLPTVISTVVIGILWKSFFAPYGAFPELVRLFNPHYEYGISNHPMLPVLFVILWMYTGMYLIIFIANLQKIDSAVIEAARIDGATEGQTLRYVILPALSGVLVTTAILAISGSLKSFDLIYVMTAGGPANRTSVLSIYMFDKAFKGAPRYPLANAISTVMVVISFMLIGLTKWVEKKFGGRE is encoded by the coding sequence ATGCCTAAAACGCATACGCTGGCAGATGCGAAGCGAGAGCAGAAAAGGGCCTATTGGACCTTGGTGCTTCCCGGATTTCTCATCTATATATCGGTCATGGCATTCCCGACGCTATTTTCGATCTTTCTCAGTTTAAGTGATTATAGTGGAGGAAAACTCTTTGGTGGCAAGCCGGTACATCTGGTTGGCTTCAAGTGGTATCAGAATCTCTTCGCTGATGAGTATTTCTACCTGGCATTGAAGAACAATATGTGGATTGTCTTTGTCTCCGTGTTTGGACAGATTCCCCTCGGATTCTTTCTAGCCTATGTGCTGTACCGGGGAATTGTGAAGTTTGCAGATTTCTTCCAGACCATGATCTATCTTCCCACCGTCATATCCACCGTTGTCATCGGTATTCTCTGGAAATCATTCTTTGCCCCCTATGGTGCATTCCCTGAACTGGTGCGCTTGTTCAATCCTCACTATGAGTATGGGATAAGTAATCACCCCATGTTGCCGGTTCTCTTCGTAATCCTCTGGATGTATACCGGTATGTATTTGATTATTTTCATTGCCAACCTGCAGAAAATTGATAGTGCTGTCATTGAAGCAGCTCGAATCGATGGTGCGACTGAAGGGCAAACGCTCCGCTATGTCATTCTACCTGCACTCTCGGGGGTACTGGTTACCACAGCGATTCTCGCTATTAGTGGGTCGTTGAAGAGCTTTGATCTCATTTATGTTATGACTGCTGGGGGGCCGGCAAATCGTACCAGCGTGCTCTCCATCTACATGTTCGACAAGGCCTTCAAGGGAGCCCCGAGATATCCCTTGGCCAATGCAATCAGTACGGTGATGGTAGTGATCAGTTTTATGCTTATCGGCTTGACCAAGTGGGTTGAGAAAAAGTTCGGGGGGAGGGAGTAA
- a CDS encoding carbohydrate ABC transporter permease, producing MRDVKDTRSTRAKINLGLTYAVMIFFTVMAIYPLLWLVMNSFKTTTEFQLNKLGIPQDWVLINYQDAWVRGKFPSLILNSIIYTGITTVATLVFSFMAGFAFAKIPNKATKYIHGSFVIGLLLTLQSIMVPLFLIINWVGLYNSRLGVLIPYIGIAMPMGIYLGTEYIKSIPTALVESARIDGATYMKIFISIIVPMAAPVGVTVAILTVTGTWNEFMLINILTSSDALKSLPVGVQKFAGALSSDFGKQFAALVIGLIPMLLFYMFFRKEITKGVAAGAVKG from the coding sequence ATGCGTGATGTGAAAGATACCCGCTCAACCAGGGCTAAAATCAATCTGGGGTTGACCTACGCTGTCATGATTTTCTTTACAGTTATGGCTATCTATCCTCTGCTATGGCTTGTGATGAACTCCTTCAAGACCACTACTGAGTTTCAGTTGAATAAGCTGGGCATACCCCAGGATTGGGTTCTGATCAACTATCAGGATGCCTGGGTCAGGGGAAAATTTCCCAGTCTGATACTTAACAGTATCATCTACACAGGTATTACCACGGTAGCAACACTAGTGTTCTCTTTCATGGCAGGCTTTGCATTCGCAAAGATTCCCAATAAGGCTACCAAGTATATCCATGGCTCCTTTGTCATAGGGTTGCTGTTGACCCTCCAGTCAATCATGGTCCCGCTCTTCTTGATCATCAACTGGGTAGGATTGTACAACTCCCGCCTTGGCGTCCTGATTCCGTATATCGGGATAGCAATGCCGATGGGTATCTATCTTGGCACTGAGTATATCAAATCCATTCCCACTGCTTTGGTTGAGTCTGCACGTATCGATGGCGCAACCTATATGAAGATATTCATCTCAATTATCGTTCCGATGGCGGCCCCGGTCGGGGTAACGGTTGCAATCCTTACCGTCACTGGTACTTGGAATGAGTTTATGTTGATTAATATCCTGACCAGTAGTGATGCTCTCAAGAGCCTGCCGGTAGGAGTGCAGAAGTTTGCAGGAGCTCTGAGTAGTGACTTCGGAAAACAATTCGCTGCATTGGTGATTGGGTTGATCCCGATGTTGCTCTTCTACATGTTCTTCCGCAAGGAGATTACCAAGGGTGTCGCCGCCGGCGCTGTGAAAGGCTAA